The Streptomyces sp. P9-A4 genome contains a region encoding:
- a CDS encoding aminoglycoside phosphotransferase family protein has translation MYTASSSVSAPPRPQHRILPAGAGPYLAPVPQAVRPRRWAGGTGTQPISGRLDLSGPQGAQLKMAIASVHRICPEFNPVQVLRRSGRSVLIVGTTGRTTAVAKCLLDHSPAWVERFRHEIASYRSFVRHRPPVRAPRLIAADPENCTLVIERMPGRAAALSRHPVEAPPRADVRAALGAIARLNAWRPPAGTFDAPLDYGTRIARFHELGLFTDRDRDDLQKLLHGLAQAGGRQGMGQFCHGDALLSNILLSPAGPVLVDWEHAGWYLPGYDLATLWAVLGDAPPARRQISQLAQQAGPASRDAFLVNLMIVLTREIRTYETAVQRTMKEAPPAGSVPVPTGALAPGEEQRLLLRRLHDDCAMARRAVRAAVGTR, from the coding sequence ATGTACACAGCATCGTCCTCCGTGTCCGCCCCGCCCCGGCCGCAGCACCGCATCCTCCCGGCCGGCGCCGGTCCGTACCTCGCCCCCGTCCCGCAGGCCGTCCGGCCGCGGCGCTGGGCCGGCGGCACGGGCACCCAGCCGATCAGCGGGAGACTCGACCTGTCCGGCCCTCAGGGTGCGCAGCTGAAGATGGCGATCGCCTCGGTCCACCGGATCTGCCCGGAGTTCAATCCGGTGCAGGTGCTGCGGCGCAGCGGGCGTTCCGTACTCATCGTCGGGACGACCGGGCGGACCACGGCGGTCGCGAAGTGTTTACTGGACCACTCCCCGGCCTGGGTCGAGCGGTTCCGGCACGAGATAGCGTCCTACCGCTCCTTCGTCCGCCACCGTCCGCCCGTGCGGGCGCCGCGGCTGATCGCGGCGGACCCGGAGAACTGCACGCTGGTGATCGAGCGGATGCCCGGACGGGCGGCGGCGCTCTCGCGCCACCCCGTCGAGGCGCCGCCCCGGGCCGATGTGCGGGCCGCGCTCGGCGCCATCGCCCGCCTCAACGCCTGGCGCCCGCCGGCCGGAACCTTCGACGCGCCGCTCGACTACGGGACGCGGATCGCGCGCTTCCACGAGCTCGGGCTGTTCACGGACCGCGACCGGGACGATCTGCAGAAGCTGCTGCACGGTCTGGCGCAGGCGGGCGGCCGTCAGGGCATGGGCCAGTTCTGTCACGGTGACGCCCTGCTCTCCAACATCCTCCTCTCCCCCGCCGGGCCGGTCCTCGTCGACTGGGAGCACGCGGGCTGGTACCTGCCCGGCTACGACCTGGCGACGCTGTGGGCGGTGCTCGGTGACGCTCCGCCGGCCCGCCGTCAGATCAGCCAGCTCGCCCAGCAGGCGGGTCCCGCCTCCCGGGACGCCTTCCTGGTGAACCTGATGATCGTCCTGACGCGGGAGATCCGTACCTACGAGACGGCGGTGCAGCGCACTATGAAGGAGGCTCCGCCGGCGGGTTCCGTGCCGGTGCCGACGGGTGCGCTCGCGCCCGGTGAGGAACAGCGGCTGCTCCTGAGGCGGCTGCACGACGACTGCGCCATGGCACGGCGGGCCGTGCGCGCGGCGGTCGGGACGCGCTGA
- a CDS encoding N-acetylmuramoyl-L-alanine amidase, with amino-acid sequence MGVLASAALLLPLLSAAPPAGAEVPEAGVLQGQFARAAAHHGVPESVLLAVSYLQSRWDTHGGAPSVTGGYGPMHLTDAVTALASAAPHHSEGEEDARGDDSRALRPAASGDPAVPAASASSPAPASLPPRLRTLERASELSGIPAEELRTGTEANIEGGAALLAAAQRESGLPASADPADWYGAVARYSGADDSATAATYANDVFDVIRTGESRTTDSGQLVTLPAAPSVAPATEQMTALGLRRPAGGPVECPPTVACEWVPAPYEEFGDGDYGNHDKANRPASQSIDYIVIHDTEADWGTTLKLVQDPTYVSWQYSLRSSDGHVAQHLSLKDVGWHAGNWFVNAKSVGLEHEGFLTSPDSWYTEAMYRSSARLVRYLAARYGIPLDRQHILGHDNVPGTVSSSIKGMHTDPGPYWDWAHYFRLLGRPITPSAGPDAGVVTIRPEYSGHQPVYTGCTTAGTACVPHGSGAVRLHTAPGADAPLVKDIGLRPGGQDSTTGVNDTGARASTGQSYAVAERRGDWTAIWYLGQKAWFHNPAKEPAAVNARGLVLTPREGLAEVPVYGRAYPEASAYPAGVPVQSVSPLPYRLLAGQRYVVGDRTPGEYFFAPVFDTGGHRVVRGQEEYYEIQFGHRVAFVKAADVRVSRA; translated from the coding sequence GTGGGCGTGCTCGCGTCCGCCGCCCTGCTGCTCCCGCTGCTCTCCGCCGCCCCGCCGGCCGGTGCCGAGGTACCCGAGGCGGGTGTCCTCCAGGGACAGTTCGCCCGCGCTGCCGCCCACCACGGCGTACCCGAGAGCGTGCTGCTCGCCGTCTCCTACCTCCAGTCCCGCTGGGACACCCACGGTGGTGCGCCGAGCGTGACCGGCGGCTACGGACCGATGCACCTGACGGACGCGGTGACGGCGCTGGCCTCGGCCGCCCCGCACCACTCGGAGGGCGAGGAGGACGCGCGCGGCGACGACTCCCGCGCCCTGCGCCCGGCGGCCTCCGGCGACCCGGCCGTACCGGCCGCCTCGGCCTCCTCGCCGGCCCCGGCGTCGCTGCCCCCGCGGCTGCGGACCCTGGAGCGGGCGTCCGAGCTGTCCGGCATTCCGGCCGAGGAGCTGCGCACCGGCACGGAGGCGAACATCGAGGGCGGGGCGGCGCTGCTCGCGGCGGCTCAGCGGGAGTCCGGGCTTCCGGCGAGCGCGGACCCGGCCGACTGGTACGGGGCGGTGGCCCGGTACTCCGGCGCTGACGACTCGGCGACGGCGGCCACGTACGCGAACGACGTCTTCGACGTGATCAGGACCGGCGAGTCCCGGACCACGGACAGCGGGCAGCTGGTGACGCTGCCGGCCGCGCCGTCGGTCGCGCCCGCCACCGAGCAGATGACGGCCCTGGGGCTGCGCCGGCCGGCCGGCGGCCCGGTGGAGTGCCCGCCCACGGTCGCGTGCGAGTGGGTCCCGGCGCCGTACGAGGAGTTCGGCGACGGCGACTACGGCAACCACGACAAGGCGAACCGCCCGGCCTCGCAGTCGATCGACTACATCGTCATCCATGACACCGAGGCCGACTGGGGCACCACCCTGAAGCTGGTGCAGGACCCGACGTACGTCTCGTGGCAGTACTCGCTGCGCTCCTCCGACGGGCACGTCGCCCAGCACCTGTCGCTCAAGGACGTCGGCTGGCACGCGGGCAACTGGTTCGTGAACGCCAAGTCGGTGGGGCTGGAGCACGAGGGCTTCCTGACCTCGCCGGACTCCTGGTACACGGAGGCGATGTACCGGTCGTCGGCGCGGCTGGTGCGGTACCTCGCCGCCCGGTACGGCATCCCGCTGGACCGGCAGCACATCCTGGGCCACGACAACGTCCCGGGCACGGTCTCGTCCTCGATCAAGGGCATGCACACGGACCCGGGTCCGTACTGGGACTGGGCGCACTACTTCCGGCTGCTCGGCCGGCCGATCACGCCCAGCGCGGGCCCGGACGCCGGGGTGGTGACGATCCGGCCGGAGTACAGCGGCCACCAGCCGGTCTACACGGGCTGCACGACGGCCGGCACCGCGTGCGTGCCGCACGGCAGCGGTGCGGTGCGCCTCCACACCGCGCCGGGCGCGGACGCGCCCCTGGTGAAGGACATCGGTCTGCGGCCCGGCGGGCAGGACTCGACCACCGGGGTCAACGACACCGGGGCACGTGCCTCGACCGGGCAGAGCTACGCGGTGGCGGAGCGCCGGGGCGACTGGACGGCGATCTGGTACCTCGGGCAGAAGGCCTGGTTCCACAACCCCGCGAAGGAGCCGGCCGCGGTGAACGCGCGGGGGCTGGTCCTGACGCCCCGCGAGGGTCTGGCGGAGGTGCCGGTGTACGGGCGGGCGTACCCGGAGGCCTCGGCGTACCCGGCGGGCGTGCCGGTGCAGTCGGTGTCGCCGCTGCCGTACAGGCTGCTCGCCGGGCAGCGGTACGTGGTGGGAGACCGGACCCCGGGCGAGTACTTCTTCGCGCCGGTGTTCGACACCGGCGGGCACCGGGTGGTGCGCGGCCAGGAGGAGTACTACGAGATCCAGTTCGGCCATCGTGTGGCCTTTGTGAAGGCCGCTGACGTGCGGGTTTCCCGGGCCTGA